A region of Shinella sp. PSBB067 DNA encodes the following proteins:
- a CDS encoding type II toxin-antitoxin system RelE/ParE family toxin yields the protein MIDHVKKLPAKFYRTESGRQPVREWLLDLSEEDRKIVGDDIRTAEFGWPIGMPLCRPMSGANGLWEIRTNLPGGRISRVLFCVHDGQMALLHGFIKKTQKTPQPELKLAEQRMRGLK from the coding sequence TCATGTGAAGAAACTGCCGGCGAAGTTCTATCGCACGGAGTCCGGACGCCAGCCCGTACGGGAGTGGCTTCTGGACTTGTCCGAGGAGGATCGCAAGATCGTCGGCGACGATATCAGGACGGCCGAGTTTGGTTGGCCGATAGGAATGCCGCTCTGCCGGCCGATGAGCGGCGCCAACGGTCTATGGGAAATCCGAACCAATCTTCCGGGCGGGCGGATTTCCCGCGTTCTGTTTTGCGTGCATGACGGTCAGATGGCCCTGCTGCACGGTTTCATCAAGAAGACGCAGAAAACGCCGCAGCCCGAATTGAAGCTGGCCGAACAGCGGATGAGAGGTTTGAAATGA
- a CDS encoding helix-turn-helix transcriptional regulator produces MSKDIERGSLGDSFEDFLKEQGTYEETTEHAIKRVLAFQLEQAMKEQNIGKAEMAKRLHTSRSQLDRLLDPEYQGVTLAVLTRAANAVGRTLRLELV; encoded by the coding sequence ATGAGCAAGGATATCGAACGCGGTTCTCTTGGTGACTCCTTTGAGGATTTCCTGAAGGAGCAGGGCACCTACGAAGAGACGACGGAACACGCAATAAAGCGCGTGCTGGCCTTCCAGCTTGAACAGGCGATGAAGGAGCAGAATATCGGCAAGGCCGAAATGGCGAAGCGCCTGCATACCAGCCGGTCGCAGCTCGACCGGCTTCTTGATCCCGAATATCAGGGCGTTACGCTCGCCGTTCTCACGCGCGCGGCTAATGCGGTGGGCCGCACGCTACGCCTGGAGCTCGTTTAA
- a CDS encoding DUF932 domain-containing protein translates to MSLSEAHASGIEARVRAASFVSPLTSPGVRFKGQARQAACRAGKKTAFTAARRTFRFFPRHDPLIRPRAAVGRAFALPLCPGECQRPFPRKDRGGFAQGGLPCGTSEKRRQNMSIYTQTARFDTGRALTEAEMRRIAPSIFAVTAHESRSERFKPIPTIEVLRGLMNEGFMPVGAKQSSSRIEGKADFTKHLIRMRRIDDGKVYHVGDTVCEILLKNANDGTSAYELMAGLFRVRCLNSLVTQTGTIDAIKVRHSGDVQHKVIEGTYRVLGEAERTLAAPQDWSGMRLKQEEREILADAAHVIRFGDNEGETKTPIKAEQLLVPRRHDDRNDDLWTVWNVVQENAIKGGLRGVGRDDLGRPRRATSRAVNGIDQDIKLNKALWLLGERMAALKS, encoded by the coding sequence TTGTCCTTGTCGGAAGCTCACGCATCCGGCATTGAGGCCCGCGTGCGGGCCGCATCGTTCGTCTCGCCCCTGACATCGCCGGGCGTTCGGTTCAAGGGGCAGGCGCGGCAAGCCGCTTGTCGCGCCGGCAAAAAAACGGCTTTCACCGCTGCGCGCCGAACCTTCCGTTTTTTTCCCCGCCACGACCCCTTGATCCGCCCGCGCGCCGCCGTGGGGCGGGCTTTCGCCCTCCCCCTCTGTCCGGGGGAATGTCAGAGGCCATTCCCCCGGAAAGACCGGGGTGGCTTCGCCCAAGGGGGGCTTCCCTGCGGGACTTCGGAAAAAAGGAGACAGAATATGAGCATCTACACCCAGACCGCCCGTTTCGACACCGGCCGTGCCCTGACCGAAGCCGAAATGCGCCGCATCGCGCCGTCAATCTTCGCCGTGACCGCCCATGAGAGCAGGTCCGAACGCTTCAAGCCCATCCCCACAATCGAGGTGCTGCGCGGCCTGATGAACGAAGGCTTCATGCCGGTCGGCGCCAAGCAGTCCAGCAGCCGCATCGAGGGGAAGGCCGATTTCACCAAGCATCTTATCCGCATGCGCCGGATCGATGACGGCAAGGTCTATCATGTTGGTGACACCGTCTGCGAAATCCTCCTGAAGAACGCCAATGACGGAACCAGCGCCTATGAACTGATGGCCGGGCTTTTCCGCGTCCGCTGCCTCAATTCGCTGGTGACGCAAACCGGAACCATCGACGCCATCAAGGTCCGCCATTCCGGTGACGTGCAGCATAAGGTCATCGAGGGCACCTATCGCGTCCTTGGCGAGGCGGAACGCACCCTTGCGGCCCCGCAGGACTGGTCCGGCATGCGGCTGAAACAAGAGGAGAGGGAAATCCTTGCCGATGCGGCACATGTTATCCGGTTCGGGGATAACGAGGGCGAGACCAAGACCCCGATCAAAGCAGAACAGTTGCTCGTTCCCCGCCGCCACGACGACCGCAATGACGACCTCTGGACCGTCTGGAACGTCGTTCAGGAGAACGCCATAAAGGGCGGTTTGCGCGGCGTCGGCCGCGACGATCTCGGCAGGCCGCGCCGTGCAACGTCCCGCGCCGTGAACGGGATCGATCAGGACATCAAGTTGAACAAAGCCCTTTGGTTGCTCGGCGAGCGGATGGCCGCCCTGAAATCTTGA
- a CDS encoding DMT family transporter: MFLLALMWGLSIPITKLGLGSIPPMTFTALRFLIAVPLFMFLARRELRVSRKAIPSIISLGVMGITLGNVAQSFGVQGTSASVATILSATIPIFMVILAAIRFKQSVNPVQWSGLVAAFFGIALVAVGSGSGVDDMSKTTFAGVVWMLISAIGIACYYIWSAELAEKYGLMPVAAWNMLVGLLTVLPMAGWEMTRYPIEITVEALAAIAYLGVMVTVVGLILWLYLLKVVPARVAASVQYLQPVFGITASAFLFGDKLGLMFAVGVALVLAGLGLAASGKRANSSSP, from the coding sequence ATGTTTCTGCTGGCGTTGATGTGGGGCCTGTCCATCCCGATCACAAAGCTCGGACTGGGTAGTATCCCGCCGATGACGTTTACGGCTCTGCGCTTCCTGATCGCTGTGCCTCTATTCATGTTCCTCGCGCGTCGTGAACTGCGCGTATCCCGCAAAGCCATTCCCAGCATTATCAGTCTCGGCGTCATGGGCATCACGCTCGGCAATGTCGCGCAGTCTTTCGGCGTTCAGGGCACATCAGCTTCCGTGGCAACGATCCTTTCGGCCACGATCCCGATCTTCATGGTCATTTTGGCAGCGATCCGCTTCAAGCAGAGTGTAAACCCTGTGCAATGGAGCGGCCTCGTCGCCGCGTTCTTCGGTATCGCGCTCGTAGCCGTTGGCAGCGGCTCGGGCGTCGACGACATGTCGAAGACGACGTTCGCCGGCGTCGTCTGGATGCTCATTTCGGCGATCGGCATCGCCTGCTATTACATCTGGAGTGCTGAGTTGGCCGAGAAGTATGGGCTCATGCCGGTCGCAGCATGGAATATGCTCGTCGGCCTGCTCACCGTTCTGCCGATGGCGGGATGGGAAATGACCCGCTATCCGATCGAGATCACGGTCGAAGCGCTCGCCGCCATCGCCTATCTCGGCGTGATGGTGACCGTCGTCGGCTTGATCCTTTGGCTCTATTTGCTGAAGGTCGTACCCGCCCGCGTGGCGGCAAGCGTCCAGTACCTGCAACCCGTCTTCGGCATTACCGCCAGCGCCTTTCTGTTCGGCGACAAGCTTGGCCTGATGTTTGCTGTCGGCGTTGCCCTGGTTCTGGCAGGGCTCGGGCTCGCTGCGTCTGGAAAGCGCGCCAATTCCAGCTCTCCATAA
- the gcvA gene encoding transcriptional regulator GcvA codes for MADQLPPLQTLRAFEATGRRLSMTLAAQELHLTHGAVSRQIKALEDYLGVPLFRRMIRKIELTEAGQSFFTTVTRLLSELSREAEDIRRRSDTSRLVVSCGVSFASKWLTPRLHRLMGSYPNLDVHLEVTDAPVDFVSGHVDVALRYGNGQYPFAAAERIMNETVSPVCSPGYREEMGGLHSIEDLLKCKLIHEIGMNTTWERWFAMMELPYPGMRGPGYSHGSMSIEAAIRGAGVALGRSVLVAEDLAAGRIVSLFPQARLEVEWGYDLVYRVGNQDHPKVSAFRSWIGREVREFTHGIL; via the coding sequence ATGGCCGACCAACTTCCTCCCTTGCAGACGTTGCGTGCTTTCGAGGCGACGGGCCGGCGACTGAGCATGACGCTTGCGGCGCAGGAACTCCACCTGACTCACGGCGCGGTGAGCCGGCAGATCAAAGCGCTGGAGGACTATCTGGGCGTCCCCCTCTTTCGTCGCATGATACGCAAGATTGAGCTGACGGAAGCCGGCCAGTCGTTTTTCACGACTGTCACCCGGCTTCTCTCCGAGCTTTCACGCGAAGCTGAAGATATCCGGCGCAGGAGCGATACCAGCCGGCTTGTGGTCAGTTGCGGTGTGTCGTTCGCGAGCAAATGGCTGACACCGCGCCTGCACCGTCTAATGGGAAGCTATCCGAACCTTGATGTGCATTTGGAGGTGACGGACGCGCCCGTAGATTTCGTGTCCGGTCACGTCGATGTGGCCTTGCGCTATGGCAACGGGCAATATCCCTTCGCCGCGGCGGAGCGCATCATGAACGAGACCGTTTCACCTGTTTGCTCGCCCGGATACCGAGAGGAAATGGGCGGGCTTCATTCGATCGAAGACCTGCTAAAATGCAAGCTCATTCACGAGATTGGCATGAACACCACATGGGAGCGGTGGTTCGCCATGATGGAACTACCCTATCCAGGGATGCGAGGGCCAGGCTATAGTCATGGCAGCATGTCGATCGAGGCGGCAATCCGGGGCGCAGGTGTCGCGCTCGGACGAAGTGTCCTCGTCGCCGAGGATCTGGCTGCCGGCCGCATTGTCTCCCTCTTTCCCCAGGCGAGGCTTGAGGTGGAATGGGGTTACGACCTTGTCTATCGCGTTGGCAATCAGGATCATCCGAAGGTGAGCGCCTTCCGCAGTTGGATCGGGCGAGAAGTGCGCGAGTTCACCCACGGCATCTTGTGA
- a CDS encoding DUF736 family protein, whose amino-acid sequence MTELTNFIRFNEDGTLSGNIASIAYDIDITGEPFTSTNKDAPVYRIHAKSPRGRRLDLGGIWKKKNQNGGDYLSLSVSTGHGRLNANLGRFPGQDDEDLMAVIPWD is encoded by the coding sequence ATGACCGAACTCACCAACTTCATCCGCTTCAACGAAGACGGCACCCTCAGCGGCAACATCGCCTCCATCGCCTACGACATCGATATTACCGGCGAACCCTTCACCAGCACCAACAAGGACGCGCCTGTCTACCGCATCCACGCCAAGTCCCCGCGCGGGCGGCGGCTCGACCTCGGAGGCATCTGGAAGAAGAAGAACCAGAATGGCGGCGACTATCTCAGCCTCTCCGTCAGCACCGGCCACGGCAGGCTCAATGCCAATCTCGGCCGCTTTCCCGGTCAGGACGACGAAGACCTGATGGCCGTCATTCCGTGGGATTGA
- a CDS encoding type II toxin-antitoxin system Phd/YefM family antitoxin, which yields MQKFTTVDLLRDIKTVTMAADRHPVAITQHRKPRYVLMTYDEFEAMKSRGDPRRVYTLGEAPQELIDMIIPELDRLIAEGEDANG from the coding sequence ATGCAGAAGTTCACCACCGTCGACCTGCTCCGCGACATCAAGACCGTCACCATGGCGGCAGACCGTCATCCGGTCGCGATCACGCAGCACCGCAAACCGCGCTATGTCCTCATGACCTACGACGAGTTCGAGGCCATGAAGAGCCGGGGCGATCCCCGGCGGGTTTACACGCTCGGAGAAGCGCCGCAGGAGTTGATCGACATGATCATCCCCGAACTGGATCGCCTGATCGCGGAAGGGGAAGACGCCAATGGCTGA
- a CDS encoding ParB/RepB/Spo0J family partition protein, whose amino-acid sequence MTETQISTESFFVPLNKLDRDPKNVRKTYSKEGITEMAATIRADGYRLLQNIIVRKGDKRGRFFVTAGERRRAALLLLADAGEIAKDFPVECKERSEAEATEISIIENMSREAMHPVDEYEAYRVMAEDGKSVEDIAARFGTTETMVRKRLALGRVSPVLLELHRQEEMTFQQLSAFTVSDDHDRQVEVWNSLPSWNCDHRAIRSALQAEAVKATDKRMKFIGGLDAYEAAGGTVKRDLFDDQNGGYALDVALVEKLVADRLEAEAEAVRAEGWKWVEVVPVIPSEAVRMHRVYPSDIPLTEEEQAEEERLEAEYDELVAKIEAGEADDEAEPRTEAIQARLAVLSMAQEAYSPEEIAKAGCYVTMDYYGNVEIEQGLVRPDDEAVEEEVETGGDTAEGDADETDEGGATVPPKPEQRTEPPFKMPALLVQELTAQKTAAIRAELAHNPDVALAAVVHAMLVNIFGSYGGSDYSSLEVTVKSERLETSIADPAACPGIVAMDELKENYGHTIPGKPSELLEWCLEQPTSTLLDLLAYAAAKSVNAVQHPHYERKSQRAHAERLAQALKIDMTQWYAPTGENYFARISKAGIKQAVTEAVGEDLALGVLGMEKAKAVEYAERKITGTGWLPAPVRIALTAEQERERMVEATGDDDGVCPFDIDDAPVTDGATFPEAAE is encoded by the coding sequence ATGACCGAGACCCAGATTTCCACCGAAAGCTTTTTCGTGCCGCTGAACAAGCTGGACCGCGACCCCAAGAATGTCCGCAAGACCTACAGCAAGGAAGGCATCACGGAGATGGCCGCGACCATCCGCGCCGATGGCTACCGGCTGTTGCAGAACATCATTGTCCGCAAGGGCGACAAGCGCGGCCGCTTTTTCGTAACCGCAGGCGAGCGTCGCCGTGCCGCCCTCCTCCTTCTGGCCGACGCGGGCGAAATCGCCAAGGACTTCCCCGTCGAATGCAAGGAGCGCAGCGAGGCCGAGGCGACCGAAATCAGCATCATCGAAAACATGAGCCGCGAGGCCATGCACCCGGTCGATGAATACGAAGCCTACCGCGTTATGGCCGAGGACGGGAAATCCGTCGAGGACATCGCCGCCCGCTTCGGCACCACCGAAACCATGGTCCGCAAGCGCTTGGCGCTTGGGCGTGTTTCGCCGGTCCTGCTCGAACTCCACCGGCAGGAGGAAATGACCTTCCAGCAGCTTTCAGCCTTTACCGTGTCCGATGACCACGACCGGCAGGTGGAAGTCTGGAATAGCCTGCCATCGTGGAATTGCGATCATCGCGCCATTCGTTCGGCCCTGCAGGCCGAAGCCGTCAAGGCGACCGACAAGCGCATGAAGTTCATCGGCGGGCTCGATGCCTATGAAGCTGCCGGCGGAACCGTCAAGCGCGATCTCTTCGATGACCAGAATGGCGGCTACGCCCTCGACGTCGCTCTCGTCGAAAAGCTCGTTGCCGACCGCCTTGAAGCCGAGGCGGAAGCCGTTCGCGCCGAAGGCTGGAAATGGGTGGAGGTGGTGCCGGTCATTCCGAGCGAAGCCGTCCGCATGCACAGGGTCTATCCGTCCGACATTCCGTTGACGGAGGAAGAACAGGCCGAGGAGGAGCGGCTGGAAGCCGAATATGACGAGCTGGTGGCAAAGATCGAGGCGGGTGAGGCCGATGACGAGGCCGAGCCGCGCACCGAAGCCATTCAGGCAAGGCTCGCGGTCCTGTCGATGGCACAGGAAGCCTATTCCCCGGAGGAAATTGCCAAGGCCGGTTGCTATGTGACGATGGACTATTACGGCAATGTCGAAATCGAGCAGGGCCTTGTCCGGCCCGACGATGAAGCCGTGGAGGAGGAGGTTGAAACCGGCGGCGACACCGCCGAAGGCGATGCAGACGAGACGGACGAGGGTGGGGCGACCGTTCCGCCGAAGCCCGAACAGCGCACCGAGCCTCCGTTCAAGATGCCTGCCCTGCTGGTGCAGGAGCTTACGGCGCAGAAGACGGCCGCGATCCGGGCCGAGCTTGCCCATAACCCGGACGTCGCCCTCGCCGCCGTGGTGCATGCCATGTTGGTGAACATCTTCGGCAGCTATGGCGGCAGCGACTATTCGTCCCTTGAAGTGACGGTGAAGAGCGAACGGCTCGAAACCAGCATTGCCGATCCGGCGGCATGCCCGGGCATCGTGGCCATGGACGAACTCAAGGAGAATTACGGCCACACCATTCCCGGCAAGCCGAGCGAACTTCTGGAATGGTGCCTTGAACAGCCGACGTCAACGCTTCTCGACTTGTTGGCCTACGCGGCGGCAAAGTCCGTCAATGCCGTGCAGCATCCCCACTATGAGCGCAAGTCGCAGCGTGCCCATGCCGAGCGACTGGCGCAGGCCCTCAAGATCGACATGACGCAATGGTACGCCCCGACAGGTGAAAACTACTTCGCCCGCATCAGCAAGGCCGGGATCAAGCAGGCGGTCACCGAAGCCGTTGGCGAGGACTTGGCACTTGGCGTTCTCGGCATGGAGAAGGCGAAGGCCGTGGAATATGCCGAACGCAAGATCACTGGCACCGGATGGCTTCCCGCGCCGGTTCGGATCGCTCTGACTGCCGAGCAGGAGCGTGAGCGGATGGTGGAAGCCACCGGCGATGACGACGGCGTTTGCCCTTTCGACATCGATGACGCGCCGGTGACGGACGGCGCAACCTTCCCCGAAGCAGCCGAGTAA
- a CDS encoding N-6 DNA methylase — translation MNSPRLKSIVKLFESCRYKHDLYTVFGDWCETSAIALSNAVDLAPAEKREARFQEIAGKYGTETMGTFSKIMGEVVMALEDRPHDVLGATFHALELHNKARGQFFTPYPVCQLMARIVAGSPDDMQKMIAQRGFMLAQEPAAGSGAMIIALAEAILDAGINYQQCLHVTAVDIDPRAVHMAYIQLSLLHIPATVIVGDSLAMRFSDQWHTLAHVMGGWSTKLRRAGEVANTNRPMPVPAMVPSAAKVAVAPSPDGLGSAAPATEKNGQLRLF, via the coding sequence ATGAACTCCCCGCGCCTCAAATCCATCGTCAAGCTATTCGAAAGCTGCCGCTACAAGCACGACCTCTACACCGTCTTTGGGGACTGGTGCGAAACCTCCGCCATCGCCCTCAGCAACGCCGTGGACCTCGCCCCCGCCGAGAAGCGCGAAGCCCGGTTTCAGGAGATCGCCGGCAAGTATGGCACCGAGACCATGGGCACCTTCTCGAAAATCATGGGCGAGGTGGTCATGGCGCTGGAGGACCGTCCGCACGATGTTCTCGGCGCGACCTTCCATGCGCTGGAACTGCACAACAAGGCACGCGGCCAGTTTTTTACGCCCTACCCGGTTTGCCAGTTGATGGCGCGCATCGTCGCCGGAAGCCCGGACGACATGCAAAAGATGATCGCGCAACGCGGCTTCATGCTGGCGCAGGAGCCCGCCGCAGGAAGCGGGGCAATGATCATCGCCCTTGCAGAAGCAATTCTCGACGCGGGCATCAACTATCAGCAGTGCCTTCATGTAACCGCCGTGGACATCGACCCGCGCGCCGTCCATATGGCCTACATCCAGTTGTCGCTTCTCCATATCCCGGCGACCGTCATTGTCGGGGACAGCCTGGCGATGCGGTTCAGCGATCAATGGCACACGCTGGCGCACGTCATGGGCGGATGGTCCACAAAGCTCAGGAGGGCAGGGGAGGTCGCGAACACCAACCGGCCCATGCCCGTTCCGGCCATGGTGCCATCGGCGGCGAAAGTTGCTGTTGCACCCTCGCCGGACGGGCTGGGATCGGCAGCACCGGCCACGGAAAAAAATGGTCAGCTTCGATTGTTCTAG
- the repA gene encoding plasmid partitioning protein RepA: MNSVATQLQARASAIPSLTSLIEADADLLSAQLQQLRARAFPPTAQKELRKFMAGEAAKLIGISDAYLRHLNSEGNIPEAEKNGAGRRLYSLEQIHDIRRYLSSNKKGYSPNRAANEALQVIAVTNFKGGSGKTTTAAHLAQYFALRGYRTLAVDLDPQASLSALFGIQPEFDLGPNETIYGAIRYDAQQRPLSDIIQKTYFSGLDIVPGNLELQEFEHDTPRVLSERSRNREQMFFTRIATALASVEQNYDVVILDCPPSLGYLTLSALCAARSVVVTIHPQMLDVASMSQFLHMTAGLFGVVEKAGGNAEYDFFRYVVTRYEPADGPQGQIVGLLKSLFGDRVLTNAVLKSAAISDAGITKQTLYEVGRENFHRVTYDRAMESLDSVNGEIEKLVKQAWGRTV; the protein is encoded by the coding sequence ATGAATTCAGTCGCTACTCAACTTCAGGCGCGCGCATCTGCGATCCCATCGCTAACTAGCCTTATCGAGGCTGACGCCGACCTGCTCAGCGCGCAACTTCAGCAGTTGCGTGCGCGCGCATTCCCTCCTACGGCGCAAAAGGAGCTTCGCAAATTCATGGCCGGCGAGGCCGCGAAGCTGATCGGAATCAGCGATGCCTATCTTCGCCATCTGAATTCCGAGGGCAACATCCCGGAAGCAGAGAAGAACGGGGCAGGGCGCCGTCTCTATTCGCTTGAACAGATCCACGATATCCGTCGCTATCTTAGTTCGAACAAGAAAGGCTACTCACCAAACCGAGCCGCGAACGAAGCTCTTCAGGTTATCGCCGTCACGAACTTCAAGGGCGGCTCAGGAAAGACGACGACCGCCGCCCATCTTGCGCAGTATTTCGCGCTGCGAGGATACCGGACGCTCGCTGTCGATCTCGACCCACAAGCCTCATTGTCGGCGCTCTTCGGCATTCAACCCGAATTCGACCTCGGCCCGAACGAAACGATTTACGGGGCGATCCGCTACGATGCGCAGCAGCGCCCACTCAGCGACATCATTCAGAAAACCTATTTTTCCGGGCTCGACATCGTTCCTGGGAACCTCGAACTTCAAGAATTCGAACACGATACCCCCCGCGTCCTGAGTGAGCGTAGCCGGAATCGCGAGCAGATGTTCTTTACCAGGATCGCGACAGCGCTGGCATCCGTAGAGCAAAATTATGATGTCGTTATCCTCGATTGCCCACCGTCGCTCGGATATCTGACGCTCTCGGCTCTATGCGCTGCGCGAAGTGTCGTCGTCACCATCCATCCGCAGATGCTTGATGTTGCCTCGATGTCGCAGTTTCTCCATATGACCGCCGGCCTCTTCGGTGTCGTCGAGAAGGCAGGCGGCAATGCCGAGTATGACTTCTTTCGCTATGTCGTAACACGCTACGAGCCGGCCGATGGCCCACAGGGACAGATTGTCGGGTTACTCAAGAGCCTCTTCGGCGACCGCGTGCTGACGAATGCCGTGCTGAAGTCTGCCGCGATCTCAGATGCCGGGATCACCAAGCAAACGCTTTACGAAGTCGGGCGCGAAAACTTCCACCGCGTAACCTACGATCGCGCCATGGAATCGCTCGACAGCGTCAATGGCGAAATTGAGAAGCTGGTGAAGCAGGCGTGGGGACGCACGGTATGA
- the repB gene encoding plasmid partitioning protein RepB, with product MSKRRDALKDFLSPIQPSAEPSPRVKPAVQSGALNSMNQAIANLATEADQAESLRLQLEAGETIVELEPKIIHGSFVKDRLDAFTDPKFIELREGLKTSEQIIPVLVRPHPEMKGEYQLAFGHRRVEALRQLGRRVKAIVRNLSDEDLIRAQGKENTDRADLSFIEKALFALRLDQQGVRRQVIMDALTITSKGVLSGMISLASSLSTELIEAIGSAPSIGRPRWETLAQLLADPGHEANWRELISKEHFHALSSDARFESALKTVAVRKEKASEEQIIKTGEGRKIATAQSSKRAVKLTIPTKHTGDFAQFLLRKLPDIYEEFAASEANATSENK from the coding sequence ATGAGCAAGAGGCGCGACGCTCTCAAAGACTTTCTCTCTCCGATTCAGCCTTCAGCGGAACCGTCCCCGCGCGTAAAGCCGGCTGTCCAGTCTGGCGCCCTCAACTCAATGAATCAGGCTATAGCCAATCTTGCGACCGAAGCGGACCAGGCGGAGTCTCTGCGATTGCAGCTTGAAGCCGGCGAGACGATTGTTGAGCTTGAACCGAAGATTATTCATGGATCGTTCGTGAAAGATCGACTTGATGCCTTTACCGATCCGAAGTTCATCGAACTGCGCGAAGGGCTTAAGACCTCCGAACAGATCATCCCGGTCCTGGTGCGCCCCCATCCCGAAATGAAGGGGGAGTACCAGCTCGCCTTTGGGCATCGGCGCGTTGAAGCGCTTCGGCAGCTCGGCCGTCGGGTCAAGGCTATCGTACGAAATCTTTCCGACGAAGACCTGATCCGCGCACAGGGTAAGGAGAACACCGACAGAGCGGATCTTTCCTTCATCGAAAAGGCATTGTTCGCATTGCGCCTCGATCAGCAAGGGGTACGTCGGCAAGTCATAATGGACGCTCTGACCATTACGTCCAAAGGGGTTCTGTCCGGCATGATCTCACTTGCCAGCTCCCTATCGACGGAATTGATCGAAGCGATTGGTTCTGCACCGTCGATCGGCCGACCGCGCTGGGAGACGTTGGCGCAGCTGCTTGCCGATCCTGGTCACGAGGCGAATTGGCGCGAGCTTATCAGCAAGGAACACTTCCACGCTCTTTCCAGCGATGCTCGCTTCGAAAGCGCGCTGAAGACCGTTGCCGTGCGCAAAGAGAAGGCGTCCGAAGAACAGATTATCAAGACGGGTGAGGGGCGCAAAATTGCGACCGCGCAAAGCAGCAAACGTGCCGTGAAGCTGACGATCCCGACGAAGCATACTGGGGATTTCGCGCAATTCCTGCTGCGGAAATTGCCGGATATCTACGAAGAATTTGCCGCGTCCGAGGCAAATGCAACGAGTGAGAACAAGTAG
- the repC gene encoding plasmid replication protein RepC, with protein sequence MQIGRVTTPHGRPMTLALVRGQLETADRDAGKAVNKWKVFNDVGEAKDLFGLQDRSITVLQALLSFYPNDELSDESGGLVVFPSNNQLSLRAHGIAGTTLRRHLSALVDAGLIERRDSPNGKRYAHRGRGGDIEAAFGFSLAPLLARASEMASLAQQVAAERLQFKRAKEALSLCRRDVRKLISAAMEEGADGDWEAIEAMYIALLARLPRSPRREDVDAVLEEMELLREEIINRLEIQVKAEKTDVNDSHDGRHIQNSKPESFHELEPRSEKEQGEKPSQKPNRIAEPLKAYPLPLVLRACPQIVDYAAGGRIESWRELMTAAVTVRSALGVSPSAYQEACEVMGPEHAAIAVACILERAEHITSPGGYLRDLTRKAARGEFGLGPMLMAALRANGEAAKRSA encoded by the coding sequence ATGCAGATTGGACGTGTGACAACGCCCCATGGGCGACCGATGACGCTTGCCTTGGTGAGAGGTCAGCTCGAGACCGCCGACCGCGACGCGGGCAAGGCGGTCAACAAATGGAAAGTCTTCAACGACGTCGGCGAGGCGAAAGACCTGTTCGGCCTCCAGGATCGTTCGATAACGGTGCTGCAGGCGCTGCTGAGCTTCTATCCGAACGATGAACTCTCGGATGAGAGCGGTGGCTTGGTCGTTTTCCCGTCGAACAATCAGCTGTCGCTGCGCGCGCACGGCATCGCCGGCACGACCTTGCGCCGGCATCTTTCCGCGCTGGTCGACGCCGGTCTGATCGAGCGCCGCGATAGCCCGAACGGAAAGCGCTATGCGCATCGGGGCAGGGGAGGGGACATTGAGGCCGCTTTCGGCTTCAGCCTCGCGCCTCTGCTCGCCCGTGCGAGCGAGATGGCCAGTCTGGCGCAGCAGGTCGCTGCCGAGCGTCTCCAGTTCAAGCGCGCGAAAGAGGCGTTGTCGCTCTGCCGTCGCGACGTTCGCAAGCTGATCTCGGCCGCCATGGAGGAGGGCGCGGATGGCGATTGGGAGGCAATCGAGGCGATGTACATCGCGCTCCTGGCCCGTTTGCCGCGCTCTCCCCGCCGCGAAGATGTCGACGCGGTGCTTGAAGAAATGGAGCTTTTGCGCGAGGAAATCATCAACCGTCTAGAAATTCAGGTAAAAGCAGAAAAAACGGACGTCAATGACAGCCATGACGGTCGTCACATACAGAATTCAAAACCCGAATCCTTCCATGAACTTGAACCTCGCTCCGAAAAAGAGCAGGGCGAGAAGCCGAGCCAGAAACCGAACCGGATTGCCGAGCCGCTGAAGGCTTACCCGTTACCACTGGTGCTGAGAGCCTGCCCGCAGATTGTCGATTACGCGGCCGGCGGCCGGATCGAGAGTTGGCGCGAGCTGATGACGGCCGCCGTAACCGTCCGATCGGCGCTCGGGGTCAGCCCCTCGGCCTATCAGGAGGCTTGCGAGGTGATGGGGCCGGAACATGCCGCGATTGCGGTCGCCTGCATCCTGGAGCGGGCCGAGCACATCACCTCGCCCGGCGGCTATCTGCGCGACCTGACGCGCAAAGCGGCGCGCGGAGAGTTCGGCCTCGGGCCGATGCTGATGGCGGCGCTCAGGGCGAACGGGGAGGCCGCGAAGCGAAGTGCGTGA